One Bythopirellula goksoeyrii genomic window, ATGGCATCGTGGCTCTCGCACGGTTACTGGGGAAAGCAGGAGACTGGGAGCGGGGTCGCCAGCTGATGCTCGATACACTCGCCGATTATGGCGACAACGAGCAAGTTTCTGCCACATTTGTCGATCTCTTGATTGATAACGACGAGTTCACGTTGGCAGATAATCGACTCGACAAGCTCAAGGAAGTCAATCCGAAGAATCAAAACATTATGCCGCTAAGCATCAAGTTGGCTGCCAAGAGCGGGGAACAAGCGAAACTGCAGCGACTCCTCCAGGGCATGCTACCCAGACTTACGGGTGCACTTGATGAACAAGAACTCAACAACATCCTAGCAGTTGCCCGCATGGCAGCTGAGAACGACCAGATCGAGATCGCTGCTAAACTTTACCCATTGTATGCTCAGCGAGTAGGAACAGCGGGTGCCGCATTGGAACTCGCTCAGTTCCTTGCGATGCACGGAGACCCCGGGCAAGCTATGGATATGCTAAAACAGCTCTTTCCTTCGAATATGAATCAGACAGTGCAAATTGCGATTGCGATGCTGCGACAGCGCCGTGATGAGCTCGGCGATCAATTCGATGCCGATGTCGACAGCATGTTGGCTTCTGCTTTGCGCGATGATCCAGATTCCGCCCAGCGGCTCATACTCCAAGCCGAAGCGCTCGAAGTTCAAGGAAAGTATGATGAAAGTATCGCGGCCTATGAGAAAACGCTGAAGCGGGACGACCTTCCCACTTTGTTGAGGGCTGCAGCAAGGAACAACTTGGGGTTTATTCTCGGACTAACCAACCAACGTGTGGATGAAGCACAATCTCTGATCGATCAAGCATTGGAAGTCTACGGGCCCTCAGAAGATATCCTCGATACCCGAGCTGTCGTACGAATAGCCGGCAAAAATTACGATGGTGCCGTCGAGGATATGGAACTCGCCACAGCACTAAGCAGTGACCCGATCAAGTATTACCACAAGGCCCTAGCGAATTTGCTCGCAGGAAATGATCAGGTTGCACAGAAGGCATGGGATCAAGCGCTGGAACTGGGCATCACGAAGGAACAATTACCTATTTTGGAGCAAGCAGAATTCGACCGAATCAAGGGTGAAATCGAGGGCTTGCAGACCCAGAATGCGAACCTCTAATTGTTAGGATGGTTACGATTGTCCGGTCGCTGGATTCTCTCTTATTCCGTGCACAATACTCGATAGATTCTTGTTCTCTTCAATAATCGTGCCTAATATGGTGAAATGTACCATACCGCTCTTGAAGCGCAGGAAGTGACTGCAAGTTGTATGCTTTCAATAGCATCCCTAGCTTGCCTGGAGTTGGTGACTATTTAATCCAAAAGCTCATTGACTAAACTTCTTGGGAGAGACACCAAATGAATCTGCAATTTCGCTTTCCAGTCCTTGCAAGCAAATGTCTGTTGACTATTGCCTGTTTCAGTTTCGTAGGTTTCCTCTCGGGGAATGTCGACTCGCTCTTCGCCCAGGGAGCCTCTGAACTAACTGCCGTCTACGGCCGTGGCGTCCATGCCTTTTTTGGTTGTGATGTGACCCGCGCCGAACAACTGTTTTCTGAAGTGATCATGGCGGGGACACGGGATCCCCGGGTGTATTATTTCCGAGGCTTGGCCTACCTCCATCAGGGAAGAGAATACGAAGCTGAGTCTGACTTTCGCATGGGTGCGGCGTTAGAGGCGCGTGACCCGGGTCAACGGTATGCTATTGGAACAGCGCTGCAACGCATCCAAGGTCCCAATCGACAAACCTTAGAGAGGTTTCGCCGAGAAGGTCGTTTGGAAAAGTACCAGGAGCGACGTGGACAAAATCAACTACGCTACGAACATCTTCGCAATCGCGAGTCGGACGTCTTGCACCAAGATGACCCGGTTCTCATGGAAGACCTTGTTCAGCCATCCATCAAGCGACCTGCAAAGCCCAGCACCCAGCCCAGTAAAGTAACACCCGCGCCTAGGACCCCCGCCCCCCCTACACCTGAACCCAAATCTGTTCCAGCGCCCTCGGCACCCGCCGTGACACCCGAAGAAGACCCTTTCGGTAGTGCCGCCCCTAAATCGGCGGTAATCGATGAGGAAGATCCGTTTGGTGCTCCCGTAAAGTCTGAACCAAAACCTGCCCCCGCCGCCGAACCTGAGAGCGACGATCTCTTTAGCCCAGTTGATGAACCAGCTGACAGCGAAGCTCCTGCACCCGAACCGGCCGCACCAGCCGAAGACGATCTGTTCAGTGATCCTGCTCCAGCCACTACAGAACCAGCCCCAGCGACAGAGGACCCCGCACCAGCGGAGGATTTATTTGGCAGCGAACCCGAGGCAGAAGCTGCTCCTGCCGAGCCGGCCGATGAGGATCCTTTTGGTTCCGCGGTAGATCCTTCACCGAGCCCGGAAGCTACTGAATCTGCTGCTGATCCTGCCGGAGATGACCCCTTTGGAGCCTCTGAGAGTGCCGAAGAAGAAATGTCAGATGACCCCTTTGGGGCCACAGGCGATTCAGCCACTGACACACCTTTTGGCGAGCCCACACCAGATGAGGCAACTCTCGATGAAGAGGTTGCTCATGATGAAGATGCAGAAGCAGCTGCTGATATGGAAGCTGCAGAAGAAGCTGGCGATGTGGGAGCCTTTGTCGAAGATCCTGTCGTCGGTGATGACCCCTTTGGCGAAGCAGAGGAAGGTGACACAGCTACAGAGCAGCCGCCCGAGGATGCACCTCCAGCCGATGACTCGCAGCCAAGCGAAGACACTTCGTCTGAAGATACTGCCGATGAGGGTGCCGAAGGAGAAGGTGAAATGACTGACGAGTCTCCTGCAGAGGACAGCACTGAGGACGAGGATCCCTTCGGCGGATTCTAAACAAGGCCCTACAGGAGTACCGGCTAATTTCCGGTCGCCGATCTTGAATTCTTTACTCCCCCATTCTAGGACGGCGATGCGAGATTCGTCTACTTATCCCTGTGTTGCGCAAGGGGTTATTCTGCTTTTGATCGTGTCCATCTTTGTGGGATGCAAAGAGGAAATGCCAAGGCCGCCTGCTGAGCGCTTTTCAAATCCAGCCGAGGCAGATTTCGATTGGGCCATGGATCGCCTGAACCACGCGATTGAGATGTTTCATCCCCCCAGCAGTTTGGGAATTCGTGTGACTCGGGATATGGACTACGAACTGTTCCCCCCCAACGCAGAACACAGCAACTACACGGCGCGTGTCACCGTCACAACAAAAACTATCTATGTTCACGGCAAGCCCGTTTCTCCCAGTAAGAACCGCAGAGAAGCGCAAGAAAAGGCAAAGAAACAAAAAGCTGAAGAACAGGCCGAACGTGACCCCTTTGCCTTGCCGGGTGAAGAACCGATTACAGGCACTACGACGATTGACGACGAGATTGCTCAGATAGACCAAGATCCGGCAACGACTATTGACCCCAGCATTCCGCCTCAAGAGATTGAACTCAAAGAAGAGTTCGATCTGGAATACAAGGATGGTACGTGGAAACAATTGAATCGCGCCGAAGAAGAGCATATTCAACTATGGTTCGACTACGCCCTGCAGCAGGGAGAATACAAACCTGAGAGCTTAGAGAAGTAGCAAAGAATCGCCCTTTTTTCTCTTACTCGGTGCCATTCTTTTTCCAGCGTTCTAGATTCCCCTCCCGGAAGGCCTCAGCCATCGCCATGGGCACTTCCGCCTGAGCAAGAACGACAGCGGCCCGGTTCTCGGCCACTCGCGCTTTCATTTCCTGCTCGCGAGCAATGGCATCTGCACGACGCTGTTCGGCCAAGGCTTGGGCCTTGCGAGTATCGGCTTCTGCTTGATCGGCTTGCAGGCGAGCACCAATGTTTTCCCCCACATCGATGTCAGCGATGTCGATCGACACAATTTCAAATGCTGTGTGGGCATCAAGTCCCCGTTTGAGAACCGCCTTCGAAATCCTGTCAGGATTTTCCATCACTTCCAGGTGATCTGTTGCAGAACCGATAGAAGTAATAATTCCTTCACCCACTCGGGCGATGATTGTCTCTTCCGTTGCACCGCCAATAAGCTGAGAGAGATTTGTTCTTACGGTAACCAAAGCACGAATCCTCAGCTCGACGCCATTCTTAGCCACGGCGCTCAAGGTTTGCTTCGGAGATTTTTCTGGGTCGGGACAATCAATCACCTTGGGGTGGACACTGGTTCGCACGGCGTCGAGGACGTCTCGTCCTGCCAAATCAATGGCTGCTGCACGATCGAAATCAAGATCAATGTCGGCCCTCTGTGCCGCGATGATTGCACTAATCACGCGTGGCACATCGCCCCCTGCAAGGTAATGAGCTTCCAGCCGACGCGTAGTGATGCCCGTGGTCGGGTCAGTACCTACGCCAGCTTGCATTGCCATGATTTTGCCATCAACAATCACGCGGGTGTTGACCTGCCGCAGACCCATGCCGATGAGACTCCAGAGACTCACTTTGGCATTAGACATGTAGGCTTGGAGCCAGATCTTGAAATACTTGATCGTGGCAAAGACAAAAACAATGCCGATGAGTGCCAGGACGGCAATGCCGGCCGTGATAAGCATTTGTTGAGGATTCATTTGGATCGCTTCGCTAGGGAAGGAGTGAACAGAAAACAAAACCATGCTCATGATAGCGTATTGCCGTGCTAAAAAGAAGCGTTTTTTGCAACATCCCTGGCAGTAAGAAGCCAAACAGGTTGCCTGACACCAATCCTGCGGGAATAATGGGCCAGTTCCCCCATGCTTCTATAAGGAGTCCCCCTGCTATGAAAAAAACCATTCTTCACACGGTGACCCTCCTGGGTCTGGTCTTTGCCAATCTGCCACTGACCTATTCTGCCGACAGCTTCAAAATGGATCCTGCACATACTTCGCTCATCTTCGGAGTGAGCCATCTAGGGTTCAGTTACACCTATGGCCGATTCAATGAGGTAGTTGGCACTTATACGCTCGATAAGGAAAATCCTGCTGCAAGCCAGTTCCAGCTCTCGATCAATGCAGATAGCATCGACACCGGCAATGCCAAGCGAGATGAGCATCTTCGTGGGCCCGATTTCTTTAATGTGAAACAATTTCCTGCCATCACTTTTCAAAGCACAAAGGTAGAAACAACAGAGAATGAAGCTGGAGAAACCGTCTACGAAGTCACCGGCGATATGACCATGCATGGTGTTACGCGCTCGATTCCTCTGTCGCTGCGTCTGCTGAAGGAAGGCCCCGGAATGGATGGCAAAACAGTCACAGGTTTCTTGTGTGAAAAGCACATCATGCGCACTGAGTTCGGCATGACGAACATGATTCCAGGAATTGGAGATGAAGTGGCAGTGACGATCAGCTTCGAAGGAGTGAAGCAATAATCTTGAAACAGCCAAGTTCCCGGCATGGATTGCTATGATCACTCTCAGCGACTTCCTGCTCGGAGGGCTACTGCCAGGAGTGTTGGCGCTAGCCACCCTGTCGGGTGTATGGAAGTTCACACACAATGCTGCCAGCAGTTGGCGCACTGCAGTCGTGCTCAGCTTCCTCCTTGGGATGTGGGCACTCGATGCGCGAGGAATTGGCGTACTCTCCGCGATTTCTAAGTCGCTGCGGATTCAGGAATCCAAGGATTTTCTTACGCTGCTGGTTATTTTGGGAGTCTTCCCCGATGCCGTGGCAGTCTATGGCAAGCAAGCTCGGATCATCGCATGGATCCTGCGAATTGCACTCTGCGTGTTTCTTCCCTGGCGCCTCCTCGCAGGAAGCGTCTATCTCCCGAAGCCAACCGCAGTTCCCAACCCCTTCAACACAGCAGCCTGGTCCACGGTTGAAGCCCTGTGGTGGTTGGGTGGCATCGCGGCTGTGCTGGTCAGTATATGGGGGCTATTCATTGCGGCGCGGGATCACGCCCCTCGGTTGCGTGCGACACTAACAGCATTGGTCGCCTTTGCCGCAGCGGTGACACTGGCTCTTTCTGGTTCGCTCACTTACGGCCAACTCATGGGGATCCTCACGGCGACCCTCACGGGATGCGCCATTGCTTCGAGTTTCTGGAATCTCGAGCGAGGCCCCGACGCCGCTGCGGGGCCGATTCTTATGGCCTTCGGCGGAGCCTTGGTGCTAGCGCACTTCTTCGCAGAGTTGAAGCTGATGTACGCGGGACTATTGCTAATCGCATTCGCAGTAGCAGGGGGATGGTTCTTTGCAGGCAAGAAGTGGAGCACGCCCTTGCGTTGTGCAGTGTGTGCGATTTTGGCAGGTTTGGTAGTAGCGCTCTCAGGAATGGATTTCATCGCCGCACAGGGTTGAAAACCATGAGCTAAGACTCGATCCACCCGCCCCCCAGTGTGCGCTCGCCATCGTAGCAAACCACTGCCTGCCCCGGCGCGACGCCGCATTGAGGTTCGACGAACTTCACCGCCAGCCGCCGCCCTGGCAATAGTTGCACATCGGCCCAGACGGGTGCCGTGTTATACCGAATCTGAACCTGGCATCGTCGCGGAATATCTTCGGCTTCGACCAGCCAGTTGGTTCCCGCCGCGTCAAACGATTCTCGGGCCAATTCCTCGCGATCTCCCAAAACTACTCGCCGAGTCTCTGGCTCGATCCGCACCACAAACTTCGGCTCGCCGAACGCGACGCCCAGTCCCTTGCGCTGTCCGACGGTGAACCCTTCAATGCCGGGGTGCGTGCCGATCACTTCACCCGTGGTCGTGACAAACTCACCAGAAGTATCCACCGCCTCACGGCGATCACGCACAAATTGGTCATACCGACCTTGCGTGACGAAGCAGATCTCCTGACTGTCCTTCTTCTCTGCAACGTTGAACCCCAATTCAGCCGCGATCCGACGGATCGCAGGTTTTTCAAACTCACCAACCGGCAGCAGCATCCGCTTGAGATATTCCCGCTCGATGCCAAACAACACATACGATTGATCCTTGCCACTGTCCACCCCACGCAACAGCGCCGGCAAACCGGAAAGTGTTGGCTCGAGTCGAGCGTAGTGCCCTGTCGCTACGAACTCAGCCCCGACACTGTCGGCATAGTCGAACAGCTTGCCGAACTTTATCCAGTTGTTGCACTGCACACACGGATTGGGAGTGCGGCCAGTCGTGTACTCGTCGACAAAGTAGTCGATGATCCGGCTGAACTCCGCTTCGAGATTCAGTGCGTAGAACGGGATGTTCAATCGATCGGCCACGCGACGGGCATCCTCGGCGTCGGCGGCAGTGCAACAACCCTGCTTATGATCAAGCCGATTAATAATTGGCAGTCCCGAGCGAGCCGGGGCGTCTCCGCCCCCAGTCGAACATGCCACTGGCGACTGTTGCCCATGGCGCATGAAGACCCCGATCACCTCGTGTCCCTCTGCGGTGAGCAGATGGGCCGCGACGCTGGAATCCACTCCGCCAGACATTGCCAGTACGACTCGTGCCATAGAGTTCCAGTTTACGGGAGACGCAAACCATGGGCTACCACCAGAAAGAAATGACTAATGACCAATTGGAACAGCAACTTCCGCCATCATTGGAAATTGGTTATTGGTCATTGGCCATTTCCCCACCTAGCAGCCCCCCTTTCCGACGCGTATAATGCCACGCTTCCCCTTTCGCAATTCCCCCCTTTCACTGGAGTCCCCACCGATGGCACTGGAAAAAGAATGGCATGATCGCGCCGAAGCGATCCGCACGGCGATTCTCCAGTTGCGGGACTCTCTTTGACTGTGCTACCAAAGAAGCCCGCATCGAGGCCATCGACGCCGAGATGGCGGCCCCCGGTTTTTGGGACTCTCAGGAAGCGGCCCAGCAGACCGTCTCCGAACGCAAGTCGCTCGACGCGATTGTAAAGCCACTCTCCGAAGCGCTCACCTCAAGTGACGACCTCACGGCCATGTTGGAAATGGCCGAGGAAGACGAATCCTTCGCTGCCGAAGTTCCCGCCGAAGTCGAGCGACTCGAAGCGGTCATTGAGACACTCAAACTCCAGGCACTGCTCAACGGCACCCACGACGCCGCCGGGGCGATCCTCACGATCAACGCCCGCGATGGCGGCACCGATGCCAACGACTGGGCGGAGATGCTCCTGCGGATGTACATGCAGTGGGCCCAGAAAAACGGCTACAGCATCGAACTCGTCGACCGCCAGGACAACGAGGAAGCCGGCATCAACAACGCCACGATCACCATCCGCGGACCGATGGCCTATGGCTACCTCCGCGGCGAAACCGGCATGCACCGCCTGGTCCGAATCAGCCCGTTCAATAGCGAAGGGAAGCGCCAAACCAGCTTCGCCGCCGTGGATGTTTCGCCGGAGATCTCTGATTCGGTGGACATTGAGATCGACGAAGACGACGTCCGCGAGGACACCTTCCGAGCCAGTGGTGCTGGCGGGCAACATGTGAACAAGACTTCCAGCGCGATCCGCTTGACGCACATCCCCACCAACATCGTGGTTCAATGCCAGAACGAACGCAGCCAGCACAAGAATCGCGCAACCGCCTGGAAGATGCTGCGAGCCCGCATGGCCCGCGTTGAGGAAGAAAAACGCGAGGCCGAGGATGCAATCAAATACCAACAGCAGGCCAAAAGCGGTTTCGGCTCCCAGATTCGCAACTACTTCTTGCACCCCGACCAACGGGTGAAAGATGCTCGCACGAAATTCCAAATGGGTAACTTTCACACGGTGCTCGATGGCGATATCCAGGGTTTTCTGGACTCGGTACTTCGCTGGCGTGCGGGCCATCCGGTGGAAGAGGGAGACGACGATTAGTGGCCAGCACCCCGCCGATGGTTGCACTCGACTCGCTCGATGAGCAGCGCCAAGGCTTGCGTATCGAGTTTCGCTGGCGAAACGACCGCTACATCCATACGGTCTACCGCGTCGCCGACGACACGGCGGTCCCCTACTACTCCTCGCTCGAAGGCACGGAAGATGAACTCTTCCCAGCAAGCCCTTGCTTGTTCGACCTCCATCAACAAGATCAAGTTCTCTTCCTAACCGGTGCGACGTCCGCCTGCCATTGGTCGCTGAGCATCCAAGCCGCCCTCGACGGCAGCTTGGTGTTCGAAGTCGCCTGTCGCTTCAAAGCGGAGCCATCTTGGCTGGGAAGCACTTATGAAACGCTCCACCCCGGGCCAAAGGAAATGCTCAGCTCCGACTCCAATCTCCGCAGTTGCGAATCAACGCAGCAAATCCGCATCTCGCCTACCGCCGAACTCCCACGGGAGTTTC contains:
- the floA gene encoding flotillin-like protein FloA (flotillin-like protein involved in membrane lipid rafts); its protein translation is MNPQQMLITAGIAVLALIGIVFVFATIKYFKIWLQAYMSNAKVSLWSLIGMGLRQVNTRVIVDGKIMAMQAGVGTDPTTGITTRRLEAHYLAGGDVPRVISAIIAAQRADIDLDFDRAAAIDLAGRDVLDAVRTSVHPKVIDCPDPEKSPKQTLSAVAKNGVELRIRALVTVRTNLSQLIGGATEETIIARVGEGIITSIGSATDHLEVMENPDRISKAVLKRGLDAHTAFEIVSIDIADIDVGENIGARLQADQAEADTRKAQALAEQRRADAIAREQEMKARVAENRAAVVLAQAEVPMAMAEAFREGNLERWKKNGTE
- a CDS encoding YceI family protein; the protein is MKKTILHTVTLLGLVFANLPLTYSADSFKMDPAHTSLIFGVSHLGFSYTYGRFNEVVGTYTLDKENPAASQFQLSINADSIDTGNAKRDEHLRGPDFFNVKQFPAITFQSTKVETTENEAGETVYEVTGDMTMHGVTRSIPLSLRLLKEGPGMDGKTVTGFLCEKHIMRTEFGMTNMIPGIGDEVAVTISFEGVKQ
- the mnmA gene encoding tRNA 2-thiouridine(34) synthase MnmA, with product MARVVLAMSGGVDSSVAAHLLTAEGHEVIGVFMRHGQQSPVACSTGGGDAPARSGLPIINRLDHKQGCCTAADAEDARRVADRLNIPFYALNLEAEFSRIIDYFVDEYTTGRTPNPCVQCNNWIKFGKLFDYADSVGAEFVATGHYARLEPTLSGLPALLRGVDSGKDQSYVLFGIEREYLKRMLLPVGEFEKPAIRRIAAELGFNVAEKKDSQEICFVTQGRYDQFVRDRREAVDTSGEFVTTTGEVIGTHPGIEGFTVGQRKGLGVAFGEPKFVVRIEPETRRVVLGDREELARESFDAAGTNWLVEAEDIPRRCQVQIRYNTAPVWADVQLLPGRRLAVKFVEPQCGVAPGQAVVCYDGERTLGGGWIES
- the prfB gene encoding peptide chain release factor 2 (programmed frameshift) encodes the protein MEKEWHDRAEAIRTAILQLRDSLDCATKEARIEAIDAEMAAPGFWDSQEAAQQTVSERKSLDAIVKPLSEALTSSDDLTAMLEMAEEDESFAAEVPAEVERLEAVIETLKLQALLNGTHDAAGAILTINARDGGTDANDWAEMLLRMYMQWAQKNGYSIELVDRQDNEEAGINNATITIRGPMAYGYLRGETGMHRLVRISPFNSEGKRQTSFAAVDVSPEISDSVDIEIDEDDVREDTFRASGAGGQHVNKTSSAIRLTHIPTNIVVQCQNERSQHKNRATAWKMLRARMARVEEEKREAEDAIKYQQQAKSGFGSQIRNYFLHPDQRVKDARTKFQMGNFHTVLDGDIQGFLDSVLRWRAGHPVEEGDDD